The genomic region atccctgatATACTGAACAGGATATCTGCTATGATGAAGGGACTTCAAGATGAATATCCCTCATTGTTCtcaatatatttgaaaaagataATGTATAATATGAAGCTTCCAGTTTTCTATAGGAAAAGAAGCTTCCATTTCACAGATTCAGCATCCTCCATAATTCCTGGACCGAATTAGCTTTCCATTTGCTCCTGGCAGCATTCACATGACACTCTATTGCCCAGAGTCACAAAACCTTACCCACCAATTTTCAGGGCTAATTGTAACAATTTTATGTCTTCGCAATGGAGCATAACTCTTTAGTATGCTCTTAGAGTTGCTGCCTGCCCAGTAAATATTGCCTTGAACGTGCCATCCAAATATATATCATTACTACTTTGTATACAAAGTGGCTCTGGATTATTCCCATCTTAGTATGAAGCTTTTTTATAGAAGCATGGAAGTTTTTGtgcaaaaagcttttgttgATAATCAGTACTGTTTTAGGTCAATGTTAAGGTCATTAATACTCAATGTAAAGTTTTCAGCATCAACATGTGGTGAACTACTGAGTTTTCTACAGTataagactttttatttttatttttatttttaaacaagcttATGTGGGTCTTAACCAAGTTGTTCTGTTTCTcagaacaataataataataataaaacaacaacataatttcttttcttgcaggTTCTCTGTGTAACAAAACAAGTTTTCAAGTCAATACTATGCAGCCCTCCTATGgaatcacttttatttttctgtttgccataaaaccttttgttttcagttatgCTGCACCAACAAATGCCAGTGCAAATGTAACgaaaggaagagagatgagCAGTCAAACAACCAGCACACCTCTGATGCCCACTACTGAAGCTACCTATTTATCTTCAACATTCACGATCGTATTAAAAGATGGAATAAATAACTCTGCCACAGACTTCAACAGAAACTCAACGTCTTCATCAACGTTTACAATACCAGGTGACTTTTCTAGAGTCACCACAAATGCTGCAGCTAATTCTACTGGTCTACCATCCACAGTGACACCAAGCAACTCCACAGTCACTAAGGGTACCCATTCGGCTGCAGCACTCCCCAGTTACACCTCTTCGATCAACCCCACCACATTTCCCATAAGTACTGCTCTGACATCCCCCATGGTGAAGCAGGACAGTCCTACAACAAACTTCAACACCATTCAGCACACTACAGAGCTGAATTATAATTTTACCAACACTTCTACTATATCATCTAATCCAGAAGGTACCAATGAAGGTAAACACCTAACTAAAGTGGcttaataaaattataatgctgaaatcaaacttttttttttttttaaattgaacaGAATGCTACACAAGCTGTGTAAATTAATAGGTGACCTAGTCCAGACTAAAAGtcacccaaaacaaaacagaaacatatatTTTGGGAGTTTTGTCACGTCAGCTATAAATCAGCTGACTCTTTTTACACTTTGATTATTTAAGCATAAAATCACAGTTCATACAATCCTGCAATACCCACTTTCAACATCTCTGGAGTTCATCAGTGTGGAGCACAGaataaaaagtgatttaataacttgttttaaaaaacaaattatttgatGTTTGCTAGTTTGTTTTACAATTCCAAGAGCAAATAAACCTAATGACAGACAGTGCTCATTCATCTGGACCTACAGTAGTGGATGTAAAAAGCAGATGtatagaaataacattttaaatgttaaatatatCAACTTATGTAAGTTCAGAAACTTTTGTGACCAAAGATGATTTCTTATAAATACTTCCAAAGGAATTactcattttgcatttaattaagTTGAGTATGCGTGGGAAAACAATGGAACATAAAACTGTCATCGCACTTTTCTATCCTGCTGTTCTGAATTAGGTCTTCAGGAAAAGATTACAAGATACAGTAATTTTTGCCCTGAATAAGCTTTCAAAGTTTTTCACACAGGACTGAAAGGCTTTTCCATGATATCTAGTAGAGTACAGTTTGTACTAAGAACTGAAGGAGTTCCAtgctttcacattttctatCATAGTTCATATCTTATCATAGTTCTAACAACTACAACTTTCCCTATATTTAGATAACGTGACTGAAAAGGAAGTGGGGTGAGAGAGTCAGTTCAATtccaacaaaaacagaataccTTGAAGAAAAGTTTTACGAGATCTGAGGAAAATCTTGAGGAATGCAGTTATTCTGCTAACTGAACAGGTGTAGAAAGCATTATTGGACATCTTACCTTGGATACTTAAAAACTGGTACTCTAAAATTTAGTCACTTGAAATTCAGAGACTGCTATTTTAACTGCTGGTTTACATATTTACAAG from Anser cygnoides isolate HZ-2024a breed goose chromosome 5, Taihu_goose_T2T_genome, whole genome shotgun sequence harbors:
- the MUC15 gene encoding mucin-15 encodes the protein MQPSYGITFIFLFAIKPFVFSYAAPTNASANVTKGREMSSQTTSTPLMPTTEATYLSSTFTIVLKDGINNSATDFNRNSTSSSTFTIPGDFSRVTTNAAANSTGLPSTVTPSNSTVTKGTHSAAALPSYTSSINPTTFPISTALTSPMVKQDSPTTNFNTIQHTTELNYNFTNTSTISSNPEGTNEEKTNKGGVIFGVTVGAILGSILIGLIGYFICGKKRSESFSHRRLYDDTRNDPVLHLDNSLGPYDTSFGSALGDQTSTADKAEGDNAGCPGDGIPMADMTPSHPAP